The following proteins are encoded in a genomic region of Cryptomeria japonica chromosome 11, Sugi_1.0, whole genome shotgun sequence:
- the LOC131045614 gene encoding uncharacterized protein LOC131045614: MRIKQIPDHRRLLFTDKNNFLHRNLNCRVSLWPASICFSSICKLNSMASSELGNAFEGVSPAYPSASSSKQPWDVFINHCGSDVKHTFAATIFNTLHRTGLRVFLDVEAIEGGDVIPTEIEEAMCSACVHIAIFSANYARSPWCLAELSFMLKTETKIIPVFYHVDPSDLRWVAQGKGCYVSAFSYYEEKGRYTSGKLKEWKMALENISTRSGLVIKNNYDEGKVLKDIENKVLKEMKKVPFEVAKHPVGLDCMVQELERYTLQSVQSKSNVQIVGIVGEEGIGKTTLAKELYNQKCSLFQNSSFIFHVRDAASKSAIHKKQKKLLKDIGVKTQDLIFDNIEEGKAILTSRLRSLSVLIVLDDIYHEDQLDALLPASAKDRLGSGSLIIVTSRVLGVLTKWGISSNAIYRMKGLDESDALKLLCQHAFLQPNPEEGFEDLVRKYLIECKGLPLSLLKCGKEVYKKSRETKLKGIISLSSHRRVEINDVLCNSIQSEEGNQIVWLDQSTGKISLKTSARSLTITHGNDNTFWPWVSTEESSFGQVKESVGVWFFKVYKRIECKLLSPNTEYTVAFVVKIDQCKMDSYQSPFEFSLQTIEGNLISSALFLDDLEKPVESHGGFDMTPVKYGENGWMEFVVGEFFLKEDDGRGQARVVDVFMKNENCNFQKSGIFLDGLKIIPKTIKKSMDEKSAQIMGNDGPRFKAAKSANPYANASDIEWARKLPPNYHRILSRAVIKEEYSSMEEIYFALCNSIQIEKGKQVVWLDKSTGKIGMKVSARSLTITHGNDNKYWRWVSTEDSSFTESVGVWYFKVYKRLECMLLSPNTEYTVAFVVKIDQSKMDSYQSPFEFSLQTTEGNLIQSARFLDDLEKPVESHGVFNMTPVKDGEHGWMEFVVGEFFLKEDDGRGQARVVDVFMKNENTNFQKSGIFLDGVKITPKTIKKSGEQVYEKSMEERSTQIKRNDCPRSKADKSANSYANASDIEWARKLPANYHKILSRAVIQKDYSSMKEIYDALCNSIQIEKGKQSVWLDKSTCKICLKASARSLTITHGNDNRYWPWVSTEESSFGEVKESGVWFFKVYKRLECALLSPNTEYTVTFVVKIDQRKMDSYQSPFEFSLQTIEGNLINSARFLDDLEKPVESHGGFDMTPVKYGENGWMEFVVGEFFMKEDDGSGKARVVDVFMKNENCDFQKNGIFLDGVKITPK, encoded by the exons ATGCGAATAAAGCAGATTCCAGATCACAGACGTCTCTTATTCACCGATAAGAACAACTTTTTACATCGTAACCTAAATTGCAGAGTTTCACTTTGGCCCGCCTCCATTTGTTTCAGTTCTATCTGTAAATTGAATTCCATGGCATCTTCTGAGCTTGGAAACGCTTTTGAGGGAGTTTCCCCGGCATATCCATCTGCATCTTCCTCAAAACAGCCCTGGGATGTCTTCATTAACCACTGTGGAAGTGATGTGAAGCACACTTTTGCTGCCACCATCTTTAATACTCTTCATCGCACAGGGCTGCGAGTCTTCCtcgatgtggaagccattgaaggTGGTGATGTAATCCCCacagaaatagaagaagcaatgtGTAGCGCCTGTGTTCACATTGCGATATTTTCAGCCAACTATGCAAGGTCTCCATGGTGTCTGGCAGAGCTATCGTTTATGCTCAAAACTGAAACCAAAATCATTCCAGTCTTCTATCATGTTGATCCTTCTGATCTGCGATGGGTCGCTCAGGGAAAAGGGTgttatgtttctgcattttcttATTATGAAGAGAAAGGTAGATACACCTCAGGAAAGCTCAAAGAATGGAAAATGGCATTGGAGAACATTTCTACGCGTTCTGGCCTCGTAATTAAGAATAATTA TGATGAGGGTAAGGTTTTAAAGGACATTGAAAATAAAGTATTGAAGGAGATGAAGAAAGTGCCGTTTGAGGTGGCTAAACATCCTGTGGGTTTAGACTGTATGGTACAAGAATTGGAAAGATATACCCTTCAATCTGTCCAGAGTAAGAGCAACGTACAGATTGTGGGGATCGTCGGAGAGGAGGGAATCGGTAAAACCACTCTGGCAAAGGAGTTATACAATCAGAAATGTTCTCTGTTTCAGAACTCCAGTTTCATTTTTCATGTGCGGGATGCAGCAAGCAAAAGTGCCATCCATAAGAAGCAGAAAAAGCTTCTGAAGGACATTGGTGTCAAAACCCAAGACTTAATTTTTGACAACATAGAAGAAGGCAAAGCAATTTTGACAAGTCGCCTGAGATCTCTATCTGTACTCATCGTCTTGGATGACATATATCATGAAGATCAATTAGATGCTTTATTGCCAGCAAGTGCTAAGGATCGGCTTGGATCTGGCAGTTTGATTATTGTTACATCTCGTGTGTTAGGTGTCCTGACAAAGTGGGGTATCTCCTCCAATGCCATCTATAGAATGAAAGGACTCGATGAATCTGACGCCCTAAAGCTTCTCTGTCAGCATGCCTTTTTACAGCCTAATCCAGAAGAAGGATTTGAAGATCTGGTTCGAAAGTATTTGATTGAATGTAAGGGTTTACCCTTGTCTCTCCTGAAGTGTGGGAAAGAGGTCTACAAAAAGTCCAGGGAGACAAAACTTAAGGGTATCATCTCCCTATCCTCTCACAGAAGGGTAGAAATCAATGATGTTCTTTGCAATTCAATTCAGTCAGAAGAGGGGAATCAG ATCGTTTGGCTGGATCAATCGACCGGGAAAATAAGCTTGAAGACATCTGCTCGTTCTTTAACCATCACACATGGTAATGACAATACGTTTTGGCCGTGGGTATCAACAGAGGAGTCCAG TTTCGGACAAGTAAAAGAGTCTGTTGGAGTGTGGTTTTTCAAGGTGTATAAGCGGATAGAATGTAAGCTCTTGTCTCCGAATACAGAGTACACAGTGGCATTTGTTGTTAAGATTGATCAGTGTAAAATGGACTCTTACCAATCACCGTTTGAGTTTTCTCTCCAGACAATCGAAGGGAATTTGATAAGTTCCGCTCTATTTTTGGATGACTTAGAAAAACCAGTCGAAAGTCACGGGGGATTTGATATGACCCCTGTGAAATATGGAGAGAATGGATGGATGGAGTTTGTTGTGGGAGAATTCTTTCTAAAAGAAGATGATGGCAGGGGCCAGGCAAGAGTGGTTGATGTGTTTATGAAAAACGAGAACTGCAATTTCCAGAAAAGTGGCATTTTCTTAGATGGACTCAAGATCATACCTAAGACTATCAAAAAGTCCATGGACGAGAAGTCGGCACAGATTATGGGGAATGACGGTCCAAGATTCAAGGCTGCTAAGAGTGCGAACCCTTATGCTAATGCATCCGACATCGAGTGGGCGAGAAAACTTCCTCCAAATTACCATAGAATCCTTTCTAGGGCCGTCATAAAGGAGGAGTACTCGTCAATGGAAGAAATATATTTTGCTCTTTGCAATTCAATTCAGATAGAAAAGGGAAAGCAG GTTGTTTGGCTGGATAAATCAACGGGGAAAATAGGCATGAAGGTGTCTGCACGTTCTTTGACCATCACACATGGTAATGACAATAAGTATTGGCGGTGGGTATCAACAGAGGACTCCAG TTTTACAGAGTCAGTTGGAGTGTGGTATTTCAAGGTGTATAAGCGATTAGAATGTATGCTCTTGTCTCCGAATACAGAGTACACGGTGGCATTTGTTGTTAAGATTGATCAGAGTAAAATGGACTCTTACCAATCGCCGTTTGAGTTTTCTCTCCAGACAACCGAGGGAAATTTGATACAGTCAGCTCGATTTTTGGATGACTTAGAGAAACCAGTTGAAAGTCATGGGGTATTCAATATGACCCCTGTGAAAGATGGAGAGCATGGATGGATGGAGTTTGTTGTGGGAGAATTCTTTCTAAAAGAAGATGATGGCAGGGGCCAAGCAAGAGTGGTTGATGTGTTTATGAAAAATGAGAACACCAACTTCCAAAAAAGTGGTATTTTCTTAGATGGAGTTAAGATCACACCTAAGACCATCAAGAAGTCTGGAGAACAGGTCTACGAAAAGTCCATGGAAGAGAGGTCGACCCAAATTAAGAGGAATGACTGTCCAAGATCAAAGGCCGATAAGAGTGCGAATTCTTATGCTAATGCATCCGACATTGAGTGGGCGAGAAAACTTCCTGCAAATTACCATAAAATCCTTTCTAGGGCCGTCATACAGAAGGACTATTCGTCAATGAAAGAAATCTATGATGCCCTTTGCAATTCAATTCAGATAGAAAAGGGAAAACAG AGCGTTTGGCTGGATAAATCAACGTGCAAAATATGCTTGAAGGCGTCTGCGCGTTCTTTGACCATCACACATGGTAATGACAATAGGTATTGGCCGTGGGTATCAACAGAGGAGTCCAG TTTCGGAGAAGTAAAAGAATCTGGAGTGTGGTTTTTCAAGGTTTATAAGCGGTTAGAATGTGCGCTCTTGTCTCCGAATACAGAGTACACAGTGACATTTGTTGTTAAGATCGATCAGCGTAAAATGGACTCTTACCAATCACCATTTGAGTTTTCTCTCCAGACAATCGAGGGGAATTTGATAAATTCTGCTCGATTTTTGGATGACTTAGAGAAACCAGTTGAAAGTCATGGGGGATTTGATATGACCCCTGTGAAATATGGAGAGAATGGATGGATGGAGTTTGTTGTTGGTGAATTCTTTATGAAAGAGGATGATGGCAGCGGCAAGGCAAGAGTGGTTGATGTGTTTATGAAAAATGAGAACTGCGACTTCCAAAAAAATGGTATTTTCTTAGATGGAGTTAAGATCACACCTAAATAG